In Sander vitreus isolate 19-12246 chromosome 7, sanVit1, whole genome shotgun sequence, a genomic segment contains:
- the nr1h5 gene encoding nuclear receptor subfamily 1, group H, member 5, with translation MREWTELEMSFSAGGFLSASDGYCSTEQLQYYDMLADPLGYPLQDPDLQLLPYSQQQYSPANLPFSLYGSPPSSTSSSSSSSQPCHPQYHYSPHCLEAPSDPSPEPHCGGLAQGLGAVGLPLGRRTRVGLGGKSRGQEELCVVCGDKASGYHYNALTCEGCKGFFRRSVTKKAVYQCKSGGGCEMDMYMRRKCQDCRLRKCRAVGMLAECLLTEVQCQSKRLRKGGKGRGQEEEENTESRRVSSTSKLPGQALSASLTQEQKYIVDRMVEAHQLYRAQDSSHCRLFEFPCTEEVGGLSDVLSPHLQRLLQFARTVPGFHLLDFSDQSCLLSVSSLEIMFLISAQQFSHNPASCPALQIFRMTTHNWLRNVESKENIYSRTLVNSGGSEDLLGPVLNFFHSMATLQVTDVEYTLLTATALLCSDRASLQAAGCVEKTQELILDLLSRVCGAQAGAARGGPQRFGRLLGRLTELRTLRHNYLLLMRQLHGH, from the exons ATGAGAGAGTGGACTGAGTTGGAGATGAGCTTTTCGGCAGGGGGGTTTCTCTCCGCCTCGGATGGTTACTGCTCCACAGAGCAGCTCCAGTATTATG ACATGCTGGCTGACCCTCTGGGCTACCCCCTTCAGGACCCTGACCTCCAGCTGCTCCCTTACAGCCAACAACAGTACAGCCCAGCCAACCTGCCCTTTTCCCTCTATGGCTCTCCAccttcctccacctcctcctcctcttcctcttcgcaGCCCTGCCATCCTCAGTACCACTACAGCCCTCATTGCCTGGAAGCCCCCAGTGATCCCAGCCCCGAGCCCCACTGCGGGGGCCTGGCTCAGGGGCTCGGAGCGGTGGGACTGCCCCTGGGGCGGAGGACACGGGTCGGGTTGGGCGGGAAGAGCAGAGGCCAGGAAGagctgtgtgtggtgtgtggagATAAAGCGTCAGGGTATCACTACAATGCTCTTACCTGTGAGGGATGCAAAG GTTTCTTTAGGCGTAGTGTGACAAAAAAGGCTGTGTATCAGTGTAAGAGTGGCGGTGGCTGTGAGATGGACATGTACATGAGAAGGAAGTGCCAAGACTGTCGGCTGAGGAAGTGCCGCGCCGTGGGAATGCTGGCTGAGT GCCTTCTGACGGAGGTGCAGTGCCAGTCCAAACGACTGAGGAAAGGAGGTAAAGGCAGAggacaggaggaagaggagaacacAGAGAGCAGGAGGGTCAGCTCTACCAGCAAGCTACCTGGACAG GCTTTGTCTGCCAGTTTAACCCAAGAACAAAAGTACATTGTGGACAGGATGGTGGAGGCCCATCAACTGTACAGAGCACAGGACAGCAGCCACTGCAGG TTGTTTGAGTTTCCCTGTACAGAAGAAGTGGGGGGCTTGTCTGATGTTTTATCACCCCACCTGCAAAGACTGCTACAGTTTGCCAGGACAGTGCCAG GTTTCCACCTCCTGGATTTTTCCGACCAGAGTTGTCTCCTGTCTGTGTCTTCACTGGAGATCATGTTCCTGATCTCAGCTCAGCAGTTCTCCCACAACCCAGCAAGCTGTCCAG CCCTGCAGATTTTCAGAATGACAACACACAACTGGCTGAGAAATGTAGAGTCTAAGGAAAACATCTACAGTAGGACGCTGGTCAACTCAG GTGGCAGTGAGGATCTCCTCGGGCCAGTGCTCAACTTCTTCCACAGCATGGCAACGCTGCAGGTGACAGATGTTGAATACACCCTGCTCACTGCAACAGCTCTTCTCTGCTCAG ACCGTGCGTCCCTGCAGGCTGCCGGCTGTGTTGAGAAAACGCAGGAGCTGATCCTTGACCTGCTGTCCAGGGTGTGTGGGGCCCAGGCTGGAGCTGCGCGAGGGGGACCTCAGCGGTTTGGCCGCCTGCTGGGCAGACTGACGGAGCTACGAACCCTCCGTCACAACTACCTCCTCCTGATGAGACAGCTGCATGGACACTGA
- the slc66a1 gene encoding lysosomal amino acid transporter 1 homolog: MLTDGVLTRSSFGSVTQGNLTSLCPNGTKWVWEGLGECAQDARDMASIYLGLLSILCFMVSSLPQYYSSCKTGNMDSALSIWFLLLWLGGDTCNLVGSFLADQLPLQTYTAVYYIIADLLMLAMYIYYARNRMVESRRVLHVVGVACVLGFTTSLVHLPGLGTQQELNPSAFRSRALLSTSNIKTFTPKEIIGFSIGSLSSLLYLSSRLPQMYTNFKRKSTDGVSYFLFALIILGNTTYGLSVLLKNPDGDQGESSYMVHHLPWLIGSLGTLSLDLIISIQFIIYRKAKMEVNINHGETTPLIGS; the protein is encoded by the exons ATGTTGACAGATGGAGTCCTCACGCGGAGTTCCTTTGGATCGGTCACTCAAGGAAACTTAACATCCCTGTGCCCTAATGGGACCAAATGGGTTTGGGAAGGGCTTGGGGAATGTGCCCAGGATGCGAGGGACATGGCGAGCATCTACTTAGGCCTCCTGTCCATCCTCTGCTTCATGGTGTCCTCACTTCC ACAGTACTACAGCTCATGTAAAACCGGGAATATGGACAGCGCCCTCTCTATTTGGTTTCTGCTGCTGTGGTTGGGAGGTGACACCTGCAATCTGGTGGGCTCCTTCTTGGCAGACCAGCTTCCACTTCAG ACATATACAGCCGTTTATTACATCATAGCAGACTTGTTGATGCTGGCCATGTACATATACTACGCGAGGAACAGAATGGTGGAAA GCAGAAGGGTTTTGCACGTGGTGGGTGTAGCCTGTGTCCTGGGCTTCACCACAAGCCTCGTCCATCTGCCCGGGTTAGGCACCCAACAGGAACTAAATCCTTCTGCGTTCAGAAGTCGCGCCTTGCTCTCAACCTCTAACATCAAG ACTTTTACACCTAAAGAGATTATTGGTTTCTCCATCGGCTCTCTGTCGTCACTACTCTATCTCTCTTCCAGACTTCCCCAGATGTACACTAAT TTCAAAAGGAAGTCGACAGATGGAGTGTCTTACTTCCTGTTTGCGCTGATCATTCTGGGAAACACCACATACGGCCTGAGTGTCCTGCTGAAGAACCCTGATGGGGACCAGGGGGAGAGTAGCTACATGGTCCATCACTTGCCGTGGCTCATCGGCAGCCTCGGCACCCTCTCCTTAGACCTCATT ATCTCCATCCAGTTCATAATTTACCGCAAAGCTAAGATGGAGGTGAACATCAATCACGGTGAGACAACGCCTTTGATCGGGAGCTAA